One window of the Desulfomonile tiedjei genome contains the following:
- a CDS encoding ABC transporter permease, with protein sequence MSRQALKAIAANRTRTVLMMLGVVIGVATLTIIASSVIGARAEVLARVEKFGLQQIGVIAGAGRKPGVPQPVCTSLRLEDAQAILSEIANVKDVCAEIVRTDFPVKHGNRSTYATIMAASSSWASMWGTGLETGRFLSQEDDAHLARVAVIGKTIRRDLFESKDPVGKRILINNNPFEIIGVLEPRGTSPRGDDLDNQIVIPVSTGQKRVFRQDYLFAVKVELNDSFDMPRTVNDVRALLRERHNLREGVEDDFTIVTPTLIMNMMSSLSATFSLFLMMVSGISLVVGAIVIANIMFMAVNERRGEIGLRRAVGARKRDILVQFLLEAVYVATTGGLLGIVVGLLGLKLLSGYMNLPAAIMWQPIVVGLVSAIVVGLIAGIQPARKAANSHPIEALR encoded by the coding sequence TTATCGGCGTGGCCACGCTCACTATTATTGCCTCTTCGGTAATCGGGGCACGGGCCGAGGTTTTAGCCAGAGTCGAAAAATTTGGTCTCCAGCAAATAGGTGTCATCGCGGGTGCGGGGAGAAAGCCGGGGGTTCCGCAACCTGTTTGCACTAGTCTGAGGCTGGAGGATGCACAAGCAATTCTTTCCGAGATTGCTAACGTGAAGGACGTGTGTGCGGAAATAGTGCGCACGGATTTCCCCGTAAAGCACGGTAATAGAAGTACCTACGCGACAATAATGGCAGCTAGTTCCAGTTGGGCATCCATGTGGGGCACCGGTCTGGAAACGGGAAGGTTCTTGTCACAGGAAGACGACGCTCATCTGGCACGAGTGGCCGTCATTGGCAAAACCATCCGGAGGGACCTCTTTGAATCCAAAGATCCTGTTGGGAAGCGGATTCTCATCAACAACAATCCTTTTGAGATCATTGGCGTCCTTGAACCGAGAGGCACGTCGCCCCGCGGTGACGACTTGGACAACCAGATCGTCATACCGGTCTCCACCGGTCAAAAAAGAGTCTTCCGCCAAGATTATCTCTTCGCCGTAAAGGTGGAATTAAACGACTCGTTCGATATGCCTCGGACCGTGAACGATGTTCGGGCACTTCTCCGGGAAAGGCATAATCTCCGTGAAGGGGTCGAAGATGATTTCACGATTGTGACTCCCACCTTGATAATGAACATGATGTCGAGTCTTTCGGCAACATTCAGCCTTTTTCTCATGATGGTTTCGGGTATATCGCTGGTGGTGGGTGCAATTGTCATCGCAAACATTATGTTTATGGCCGTGAACGAGAGAAGGGGAGAAATCGGTCTTCGGAGGGCGGTTGGAGCCCGAAAGAGAGATATTCTCGTGCAATTCCTGCTGGAGGCTGTCTATGTTGCCACCACAGGTGGGCTTCTCGGAATTGTCGTGGGACTTCTTGGACTCAAGCTCTTGTCAGGATACATGAACTTGCCCGCTGCCATTATGTGGCAGCCCATCGTCGTCGGGCTCGTAAGTGCCATCGTGGTGGGGCTCATAGCAGGCATTCAGCCGGCAAGGAAAGCGGCCAATTCACATCCTATCGAAGCATTGAGGTGA
- a CDS encoding ABC transporter permease, whose translation MRNIQLRGFRIAIKSLTGNPLRVALAVLAIMIGVASLIVLVGIGRGTEQEVRRVIEGMGPNLIIVNAGQSRVVKGQLGQVGMMTNLTLKDAAAIATECPSVRTVAPAHSKKLLVKSGNVTYSTKIVATMPSIREVRNISLQSGSFFDETENRLMAPVAVVGPTVVDSLFGRRDPNGASIMIGRVMFKVIGVTAPKGSVSGEDQDDQIFVPLRTAMAKLMNVTYLSNVFVEAAGLDNIHSAGTEIKSLLRERHRLREDKQDDFTIQNQADVIETQSSVARTFNLLVLSIAVSSLVIGGVGILGVMLLSIQERISEIGIRRAVGARRSDILVQFLVESSFLGILGGIAGLFLGLGASAGVKLISGMPVVLEPYYIVLSLVFSLATGLVFGIYPSWKAARLDPIEALNTEA comes from the coding sequence ATGCGAAACATTCAGTTACGCGGCTTCCGAATTGCCATAAAGTCCCTCACAGGAAATCCTTTGAGAGTTGCCCTTGCCGTGCTGGCTATCATGATCGGAGTGGCATCCCTTATAGTCTTAGTCGGAATCGGAAGAGGAACCGAGCAAGAAGTTCGCAGGGTAATTGAAGGCATGGGTCCAAATCTGATTATCGTCAATGCGGGGCAGTCAAGGGTAGTCAAGGGGCAGCTCGGACAGGTGGGAATGATGACGAACTTGACACTGAAAGATGCCGCAGCAATTGCCACAGAGTGCCCATCAGTTCGCACAGTTGCACCTGCTCACTCCAAAAAGCTGTTGGTAAAATCTGGGAATGTGACCTACAGCACGAAGATCGTGGCTACCATGCCTTCAATCCGGGAGGTGCGAAATATCTCGCTCCAATCGGGATCGTTTTTTGATGAAACGGAAAACAGGCTCATGGCACCGGTGGCAGTTGTCGGCCCCACGGTAGTGGATTCCTTATTTGGCAGGCGTGACCCCAATGGTGCGTCCATAATGATCGGGAGAGTGATGTTCAAGGTCATTGGCGTAACTGCTCCGAAGGGGTCCGTTTCCGGTGAGGATCAAGACGACCAAATTTTCGTGCCTTTACGGACCGCCATGGCCAAGCTCATGAACGTGACATACCTGAGCAACGTTTTCGTTGAGGCTGCGGGACTTGACAACATTCACTCTGCCGGGACTGAAATCAAGTCGCTCCTGAGAGAACGCCATCGATTACGGGAGGACAAGCAGGATGATTTTACTATTCAGAACCAGGCCGATGTGATTGAAACGCAGAGTTCAGTTGCAAGGACATTCAACCTTCTGGTTCTGAGCATCGCCGTAAGTTCCCTGGTCATTGGAGGTGTCGGAATTTTGGGGGTAATGCTTCTTTCCATCCAGGAACGAATAAGCGAGATAGGTATCCGACGGGCTGTCGGCGCGAGACGGAGTGACATACTTGTTCAATTCCTCGTTGAATCTTCGTTTCTCGGGATACTGGGCGGAATTGCGGGCCTCTTCCTCGGACTGGGCGCATCGGCCGGAGTGAAGCTGATCTCAGGAATGCCGGTCGTCTTGGAGCCTTATTACATAGTATTATCACTTGTGTTTTCGTTAGCGACCGGCCTCGTTTTTGGCATCTATCCTTCATGGAAGGCCGCCCGGCTCGACCCCATTGAGGCACTGAATACCGAGGCATAG
- a CDS encoding alcohol dehydrogenase catalytic domain-containing protein, whose amino-acid sequence MKAAVMHGARDIRTETVPDPVLEPHGVIIKVKACGVCGSDLHVYKRDEKGTIFGHEFSGDVVEVGSQVTGIAPGMRVTGVGFKPCGKCFWCAQGKGHRCSDMALLGYRFPGAMAEYVHIPFAALGRTMFPLPAELTYEDGASVEPLSISYFSVNRAQPKENDTVAVLGLGVIGLYAIQVLKTLGVSKIVASGHRPARLGAAEACGADIVIDAAKEDAVEAAMAATDNMGVNTVIECAGQQATFDQSIAMARGGGKIMLVGVYEDPLTWDPLSTIAKNLTLIGCLGGNFPACIELLRSGKVNAKPMITHRFSLDQASEAFRTQLQDPGAVKALIIP is encoded by the coding sequence ATGAAAGCAGCTGTGATGCATGGAGCGAGAGACATCAGAACGGAAACCGTGCCCGATCCGGTCCTCGAACCGCACGGCGTGATTATCAAGGTGAAGGCGTGCGGCGTGTGCGGCTCCGACCTGCACGTTTACAAGCGCGACGAGAAAGGGACCATCTTTGGGCACGAATTCAGCGGCGATGTGGTGGAGGTAGGGTCCCAGGTTACGGGTATCGCTCCGGGCATGCGCGTGACGGGCGTCGGTTTCAAACCTTGCGGGAAATGCTTCTGGTGTGCACAGGGAAAGGGACACCGCTGTTCGGATATGGCGCTTCTCGGGTATCGGTTCCCCGGTGCGATGGCGGAATATGTACATATCCCCTTTGCCGCTCTGGGGCGGACCATGTTCCCGCTCCCCGCTGAATTGACCTACGAGGATGGGGCTTCGGTGGAACCCCTTTCCATTTCCTATTTTTCCGTCAACAGGGCTCAGCCCAAGGAAAATGACACCGTCGCCGTCCTGGGCCTTGGCGTGATAGGCCTGTATGCCATCCAGGTTCTGAAGACCCTGGGTGTTTCGAAGATTGTGGCCAGTGGCCACAGACCCGCCCGGCTGGGGGCGGCCGAGGCATGCGGTGCGGACATCGTTATTGACGCGGCGAAAGAGGACGCGGTAGAGGCGGCCATGGCGGCGACGGACAACATGGGCGTCAATACGGTCATTGAATGCGCCGGCCAGCAGGCGACCTTCGATCAATCCATCGCCATGGCCCGCGGGGGCGGGAAGATCATGCTGGTTGGGGTGTATGAGGACCCCCTCACCTGGGACCCCCTATCTACGATTGCCAAGAATCTCACTCTGATCGGATGCTTGGGCGGCAATTTCCCCGCATGCATTGAACTTCTCAGGAGCGGGAAGGTCAACGCCAAGCCCATGATCACTCACAGGTTCTCTCTGGACCAGGCCTCCGAGGCGTTCAGGACGCAACTTCAAGACCCGGGAGCTGTCAAGGCGTTGATCATCCCTTGA